From a region of the Hymenobacter jejuensis genome:
- a CDS encoding TPM domain-containing protein — MTNPLTPAQEAALVAAIKQAEVTTSGEIRVHLEDTCPTPEPLDRAAQVFAELGMHQTAQRNGVLFYLAWETRQFAVIGDAGINAAVPDDFWETTKETVLDQFRAGHYVTGLERGIRMVGEQLQRYYPYNAATDRNELDDSISFGDSAPPRP; from the coding sequence ATGACTAACCCTCTCACGCCGGCGCAGGAAGCGGCTTTGGTAGCAGCAATCAAGCAAGCCGAAGTCACGACTTCGGGCGAAATCCGGGTGCATTTGGAAGATACCTGCCCCACGCCCGAACCCCTCGACCGCGCGGCACAGGTGTTTGCCGAGCTCGGCATGCACCAGACGGCCCAGCGCAACGGCGTGCTGTTTTACTTGGCTTGGGAGACTCGCCAGTTTGCCGTGATAGGCGATGCGGGCATCAACGCGGCCGTGCCCGACGATTTTTGGGAAACCACCAAAGAAACCGTACTCGATCAGTTTCGGGCCGGCCACTACGTTACCGGGCTGGAGCGCGGCATTCGCATGGTGGGCGAGCAGCTTCAGCGCTATTACCCCTACAATGCGGCCACCGACCGCAACGAACTCGACGATTCCATTTCGTTTGGCGACTCTGCGCCGCCTCGTCCATGA
- a CDS encoding LemA family protein, protein MKRLLLYLAGMVVLLSQSSCGYNSMVTKDQAVKAQWANVQNSYQRRSDLIPNLVNTVKGAANFEKSTLTDVINARAKATSVQVSPENLTPENIKRFQEAQSQVSAGLGRLLAVSENYPDLKANANFQELQAQIEGTENRINVERQKFNAVTNDYNTYIRSFPNNLFAGIFKFTEKPYFEADATSQKAPTVQF, encoded by the coding sequence CGTGCGGCTACAACAGCATGGTTACCAAAGACCAAGCTGTGAAAGCGCAGTGGGCCAACGTACAAAACAGCTATCAGCGCCGCTCCGACCTCATCCCTAACCTCGTGAACACGGTAAAAGGTGCGGCTAACTTCGAGAAAAGCACCCTTACCGATGTGATCAATGCCCGCGCCAAGGCGACCAGCGTGCAGGTGTCGCCCGAAAACCTGACGCCCGAAAACATCAAGCGTTTTCAGGAGGCGCAAAGCCAGGTTAGCGCCGGCCTGGGCCGTTTGCTGGCCGTTTCGGAAAACTACCCCGACCTGAAGGCCAACGCCAATTTCCAGGAGCTCCAGGCCCAGATTGAAGGCACGGAAAACCGCATCAACGTGGAGCGCCAGAAGTTTAACGCCGTCACCAACGACTACAATACCTACATCCGGTCTTTCCCCAACAACTTGTTTGCGGGTATTTTCAAATTCACGGAGAAGCCTTATTTCGAGGCCGACGCCACTTCGCAAAAGGCCCCAACCGTACAGTTCTAA
- a CDS encoding DUF1684 domain-containing protein has translation MFSNFRFSGFLVALLCVFASAHAQTAHLAPAEHAQSVVAFQQELNAEYRNPHESPLPPAERKAFKGLPFFPTDYAFYVEATLERDSTALPFRMKTSTAREPEYRKYGVLHFTLNGQPLQLIVYQSLDLMRKPGYGDYLFVPFTDPTNGHESYGGGRYIDLRIPKSPVLMLDFNRAYNPYCAYSPKYSCPVPPAENRLPVAIRAGVQSDH, from the coding sequence ATGTTTTCTAACTTCCGGTTCTCAGGATTTCTGGTGGCGCTGCTTTGTGTTTTTGCAAGCGCCCATGCCCAAACGGCCCATCTTGCGCCTGCCGAACACGCGCAATCGGTGGTTGCTTTTCAGCAAGAACTGAACGCCGAATACCGCAATCCGCATGAGTCGCCGCTACCGCCTGCCGAGCGCAAGGCGTTTAAAGGCCTCCCGTTCTTCCCAACGGATTATGCTTTTTACGTGGAAGCAACCCTAGAGCGCGACTCGACGGCGCTGCCTTTCCGCATGAAAACCAGCACCGCCCGTGAGCCCGAATACCGCAAGTACGGCGTGCTGCATTTTACCCTCAACGGGCAGCCCCTGCAACTGATAGTGTATCAGAGCCTTGATTTGATGCGCAAGCCCGGTTACGGAGACTACCTGTTTGTACCATTCACCGACCCCACCAACGGCCACGAAAGCTACGGCGGCGGCCGCTACATCGATCTGCGCATCCCGAAAAGCCCCGTGCTCATGCTGGATTTCAACCGCGCCTACAATCCTTATTGTGCTTACAGCCCAAAGTATTCCTGTCCGGTGCCGCCCGCCGAAAACCGACTCCCCGTAGCTATTCGGGCCGGTGTGCAGAGCGATCATTAA
- a CDS encoding lipocalin family protein, which yields MNQLVAIALSFSLLGGLTACGSSSKKEDPAPPTKAELLSDKDWLLTSATATVLGQPVDVYATVLQTCQKDDLLRYNSNNTYTISEGATSCTPPDTDNGTWSLNADGTKLTQTSARQGSTATTQDVLELTATSLKISSTYTYSGIAVPATLTFTKK from the coding sequence ATGAATCAATTAGTTGCAATCGCGCTGTCCTTCTCTTTGTTAGGCGGCCTTACTGCTTGTGGCAGTAGCAGCAAGAAAGAAGACCCCGCGCCGCCTACGAAAGCCGAACTGTTGAGCGACAAGGATTGGCTGCTCACGAGTGCCACCGCAACTGTTCTTGGGCAGCCGGTGGATGTGTACGCGACCGTCTTGCAGACGTGTCAGAAAGACGATCTGCTGCGCTATAACAGCAACAACACGTACACTATCAGCGAAGGTGCCACCAGTTGCACTCCTCCCGATACCGACAATGGCACCTGGAGCTTGAACGCTGACGGCACCAAGCTCACCCAAACGTCAGCGCGCCAAGGCAGCACTGCCACCACGCAAGATGTACTGGAGTTGACTGCTACTTCGCTAAAGATCTCATCTACATATACTTACTCCGGTATCGCCGTTCCGGCTACTCTGACGTTTACGAAAAAATAA
- a CDS encoding TPM domain-containing protein, producing the protein MIPPLMPSSRRLLTSLLGVLLLFVSLLQAAVAQDVPPRPNPPRLVNDLAGLLQANEVEALERKLVAYDDSTSSQIAVVTVPNLGGDDIANYAQRLYESWGIGRKGQNNGILVLVAKEEHRARIQTGYGLEGAVPDALAKRIISNTIVPAFKEERYYDGLNSATDELIALAKGEYKADPAQTRTSNDSSGSGFPFWMIIVVLAIIIMISRRGGGGNSGGRRNRGFGGSMIPPIIFGDFMGGRGTFGGGGGGWGGGGGGGGFGGFGGGSSGGGGASGSW; encoded by the coding sequence ATGATCCCTCCCCTTATGCCGTCGTCCCGACGCTTACTGACTTCCTTACTGGGAGTTTTGCTGCTCTTTGTCAGCCTGTTGCAAGCTGCAGTAGCACAAGATGTTCCGCCACGGCCTAATCCGCCACGCCTCGTCAACGACCTGGCGGGCCTGTTGCAGGCCAACGAAGTAGAGGCGCTGGAGCGCAAGCTCGTCGCCTACGACGATTCTACCTCTTCCCAAATTGCCGTTGTGACGGTACCCAACCTGGGCGGCGACGACATTGCCAATTACGCCCAGCGCCTCTACGAAAGCTGGGGTATTGGCCGCAAAGGCCAAAACAACGGTATTCTGGTGCTGGTGGCCAAAGAGGAGCACCGCGCTCGCATCCAGACGGGCTATGGTCTGGAGGGTGCCGTGCCCGATGCCTTGGCCAAGCGCATCATCTCCAATACCATCGTGCCGGCTTTCAAGGAAGAGCGCTACTACGACGGCCTCAACAGCGCCACCGATGAGCTAATTGCCTTAGCGAAAGGCGAATACAAAGCCGACCCTGCCCAAACCCGTACCTCCAACGACTCTTCCGGCTCGGGCTTTCCGTTCTGGATGATCATTGTGGTGCTGGCAATTATCATCATGATCAGCCGGCGGGGGGGCGGCGGCAACAGCGGCGGACGTCGCAACCGTGGCTTTGGCGGCAGCATGATTCCGCCCATCATTTTCGGCGACTTCATGGGCGGCCGGGGCACCTTTGGTGGCGGCGGTGGCGGCTGGGGAGGTGGCGGCGGAGGCGGTGGTTTCGGCGGCTTCGGCGGCGGCTCCTCCGGGGGCGGCGGCGCCAGCGGCAGCTGGTAG
- the polA gene encoding DNA polymerase I: MTDAPKKLFLLDAFALIYRAHFAFSKNPRINSKGMNTGAVLGFTNTLVEVLQKEKPTHIGVAFDAQKKTFRHDNFAEYKAQRQAMPEDIGTAIPYIKRIIEAFNIPILIMDGFEADDVIGTLAQRAEKAGFEVFMMTPDKDYCQLVTDKIKIYRPAFMGNAAEVLDLQHVLQRFEIERVEQVTDILGLQGDASDNIPGIPGIGEKTAKTLIQKYGSVEGLIAHVDELKGKQQENVRNFAEQGLMSKELATIHVNVPIEFHEENLTLTQPNEEKLRALFDDLEFRQLAARVLSGGAPAASVTAPTPRGARRPSVPAAQASLFDAPGAVAIAAENGEELGHEGAPAGPPRTLADVPHQYHLIDSPAMRKSLLDFLLQQKEVSFDTETTGLDTMTARLVGLSFCWLPGEAYYVPVPHDDTDAAQALVDEFRPFFDAEHILKIGQNIKYDLTILKHYGVQMRGQLFDTMLAHYLLEPDMRHNMDVLAETYLHYSPVSITDLIGPKGKKQKTMADIPPAEVSDYACEDADVTLQLKHYFEPRLQEVGLLKLLNEVENPLVPVLSDIEYEGVKIDSGAMNEYSAELQGYITEIEKQIFAAAGQEFNIGSPKQLGEVLFDKLQLGGGKIKKTKTGQYATGEEVLSVLAADNPIAALILEHRQLTKLRSTYVEALPQLVCELDGRVHTSFNQAVTATGRLSSTNPNLQNIPIRTEKGREIRKAFVPRDADHILVAADYSQIELRIMADFSGDKTMIEAFRQHLDIHASTASKVFHVGLDQVDAEMRRKAKTVNFGIIYGISSFGLAQRLGISRKEAQEIIEAYFVEFASVKRFMDDSINRARELEYAETLLGRRRYLRDINSRNATLRGYTERNAINAPIQGTAADIIKKAMINIHEWLIQEKLGTKMILQVHDELVFDAPKEEVEFITPKIQELMINALPLPHGVPMEVEVGTGQNWLQAH; encoded by the coding sequence ATGACCGACGCCCCCAAAAAACTTTTCCTCCTCGACGCTTTCGCCCTCATCTACCGCGCCCACTTCGCTTTCAGCAAAAACCCGCGCATCAACTCCAAAGGCATGAATACGGGTGCCGTGCTGGGCTTCACCAACACCCTGGTGGAAGTCCTGCAGAAGGAAAAGCCCACCCACATCGGCGTAGCTTTTGATGCCCAAAAGAAGACGTTCCGCCACGATAATTTTGCCGAATACAAGGCCCAGCGCCAAGCCATGCCCGAAGACATCGGCACGGCCATTCCGTATATCAAGCGCATCATTGAGGCATTCAACATTCCGATCCTGATCATGGATGGCTTTGAGGCCGATGACGTGATTGGCACGTTGGCCCAACGCGCCGAAAAGGCTGGTTTTGAGGTGTTTATGATGACACCCGACAAAGACTACTGCCAACTCGTGACGGATAAGATCAAGATCTACCGGCCGGCATTCATGGGCAATGCCGCCGAAGTACTTGATTTACAACACGTTCTGCAGCGCTTCGAGATTGAGCGCGTGGAGCAGGTAACCGATATTCTGGGCTTGCAGGGCGACGCTTCGGATAACATTCCGGGCATTCCGGGCATTGGCGAAAAGACCGCCAAGACGCTGATTCAGAAGTACGGCTCGGTTGAAGGGCTGATTGCCCACGTAGACGAGCTAAAGGGCAAGCAACAGGAAAACGTGCGCAACTTCGCCGAGCAAGGTCTTATGTCGAAGGAACTGGCCACGATTCATGTGAACGTGCCCATTGAGTTCCATGAGGAAAACCTGACCCTGACCCAGCCCAACGAAGAAAAGCTGCGCGCCCTGTTCGACGACCTCGAGTTTCGCCAGTTGGCGGCCCGCGTGCTCAGCGGCGGCGCACCGGCGGCGTCCGTCACGGCGCCCACGCCGCGGGGCGCCCGCCGGCCCAGCGTACCGGCAGCCCAGGCTTCGCTGTTTGATGCGCCGGGTGCCGTGGCCATTGCCGCTGAAAACGGCGAAGAGCTCGGTCACGAAGGCGCCCCGGCTGGCCCGCCGCGCACGCTGGCCGATGTGCCCCACCAATACCACCTCATCGACTCGCCCGCCATGCGTAAGTCGTTATTAGACTTCCTGTTACAACAAAAGGAAGTCAGCTTCGATACCGAAACCACCGGCCTCGATACCATGACGGCGCGCTTAGTAGGGCTTTCGTTTTGCTGGCTGCCAGGCGAGGCCTATTACGTGCCAGTGCCCCACGACGATACCGACGCAGCCCAGGCACTGGTAGACGAGTTCCGGCCGTTTTTCGACGCGGAGCATATCCTCAAAATCGGCCAGAACATCAAGTACGACCTTACCATACTGAAGCATTACGGCGTGCAGATGCGCGGCCAGCTGTTCGACACGATGCTGGCGCACTACCTTCTGGAGCCCGACATGCGCCACAACATGGACGTGCTGGCCGAAACCTACCTGCACTATTCGCCGGTATCGATCACTGACCTGATCGGGCCAAAGGGCAAGAAGCAGAAAACAATGGCCGACATTCCGCCGGCCGAAGTCAGCGATTACGCCTGTGAAGACGCCGACGTGACGTTGCAGCTCAAACATTATTTCGAGCCGCGCCTACAGGAAGTGGGCTTGCTCAAGCTGCTCAACGAGGTGGAGAACCCGTTGGTGCCGGTGCTCAGCGACATCGAATACGAAGGCGTAAAAATCGATTCGGGCGCCATGAACGAGTATTCGGCGGAGCTACAGGGCTACATCACCGAAATCGAAAAGCAGATCTTTGCGGCGGCGGGACAGGAGTTTAACATTGGCTCACCCAAACAACTGGGCGAAGTGCTGTTTGACAAACTCCAGCTCGGCGGCGGCAAGATCAAAAAAACCAAAACCGGTCAGTATGCCACGGGCGAAGAAGTACTGAGCGTACTGGCCGCCGACAACCCCATCGCGGCCCTGATTCTGGAGCACCGCCAGCTCACGAAGTTGCGCTCGACATACGTAGAAGCCTTACCGCAGCTCGTATGCGAGCTCGATGGCCGCGTACATACGTCTTTTAATCAGGCAGTTACAGCAACCGGGCGTTTGAGCAGCACCAACCCTAACCTGCAGAACATTCCGATTCGCACGGAGAAAGGCCGGGAGATTCGCAAAGCCTTCGTGCCCCGCGACGCCGATCACATTCTCGTCGCGGCCGACTACTCGCAGATCGAGCTGCGCATCATGGCTGATTTTTCGGGCGACAAAACCATGATTGAGGCTTTTCGTCAACACCTTGATATTCACGCCAGTACGGCCAGTAAAGTATTCCACGTCGGCCTCGACCAAGTGGATGCCGAGATGCGCCGCAAAGCCAAAACAGTCAATTTTGGCATCATCTACGGCATTTCGTCTTTTGGTTTGGCGCAGCGCCTGGGCATTTCGCGCAAGGAAGCCCAGGAGATTATTGAGGCGTATTTCGTGGAATTTGCTTCGGTAAAACGCTTCATGGATGACAGCATCAACCGAGCCCGCGAACTGGAATACGCCGAAACGCTACTGGGCCGTCGGCGTTACCTGCGCGATATCAACTCGCGCAACGCCACACTGCGCGGCTACACCGAACGCAACGCCATCAATGCGCCCATCCAAGGCACTGCCGCCGACATCATTAAGAAGGCGATGATCAACATTCACGAGTGGCTCATTCAGGAAAAGCTCGGCACCAAGATGATCCTGCAAGTGCACGACGAATTGGTCTTCGATGCGCCCAAGGAAGAAGTTGAGTTCATTACACCCAAGATCCAAGAACTAATGATCAATGCCCTGCCCCTGCCCCACGGCGTGCCTATGGAGGTAGAGGTCGGCACGGGCCAAAACTGGCTGCAAGCTCATTAG
- a CDS encoding T9SS type A sorting domain-containing protein, giving the protein MYRIKQLLLSLVLVTWLLPFSGKAQLLDPNFKTTELYKPGVVKSVAVYPDGSAVVLGTFTHANGEPHADVVRYRPDGTPDPDFRVVLQGKTSSRLWGVRPLPGGKALLLGYSSLAIAGKVANNLIVLNADGTPDNVFTISTFSFGYGSEGIVATAQPDGRLLVAGKGYGYTGTGSEPGIVRYNADGSRDNTFVPAAGLTVEGVRSMVVQPDGKILVGGTFTTFNGASVGGLLRLNADGTRDLSFATGAVLNVQEIKLLSDGKMMVGGAITNQVGTVRGSLLRLLPSGTVDPTFVPSGSAPLIRNPSDNGSMAVLPDGKLVVVSTSSDVTPTSSVACYLPNGTEDAAWAPTQLTDGVVAALQVLPNGVVLAGGNFSSFATRSTSLVALSATGAPASGFALALQQLGIVTNLVLQPDGRILISGDFSEINGVLVHKIARLLPNGEVDNSFRGPSDLNGEVRTLLLQADGQIVVGGTFTRIDGQKRLAVARLKASGELDPLFAVGFYDSSGSSSVSALAQQPDGKLLIAGAFLYVNGGTNFYTSVIRINPANGSLDPSFKTTAPQGNIYKLYIQSDGKVLAAGSFFRNVNGMAVGQPVVRLLTNGTEDPNFYSAAWGNSGVAYTMAELPDGRLMVGGSIPDLKGKLVSGLARLQPNGTLDQTFANEFPQVAVVRSIAVQPNGRLLVAGLLGDGYINNWPYLLRVQENGPRDATFEPADGPNNETNCVALQPDGKILIGGSFTDVGGHRVLGLARLVAAEVLHTSATQARIRTEVYPNPAHSVLHVQLDAKAKPQRIHLLGITGKTATAMPVTTSAFTMPIHNLPAGVYLLRVEYASGVVVQRVVIE; this is encoded by the coding sequence GTGTATCGAATTAAACAGCTACTACTTAGCCTTGTACTTGTAACGTGGCTCCTGCCTTTTAGCGGTAAAGCGCAACTTCTAGATCCGAATTTTAAAACCACGGAGCTTTATAAACCGGGCGTTGTCAAGAGCGTGGCCGTGTACCCGGACGGGAGCGCTGTTGTGCTCGGCACATTCACGCATGCCAACGGCGAGCCGCATGCCGATGTGGTGCGCTACCGCCCCGACGGCACGCCTGATCCGGATTTTCGGGTGGTGTTGCAGGGCAAAACCAGCTCCCGGCTTTGGGGGGTGCGGCCGCTGCCGGGCGGTAAAGCCTTGTTATTGGGCTATTCGTCGCTAGCAATAGCAGGCAAGGTGGCCAACAACCTGATCGTGCTCAATGCCGATGGGACCCCTGATAACGTGTTCACTATCAGCACGTTCTCTTTCGGCTACGGGAGCGAAGGCATTGTGGCTACCGCCCAACCCGATGGTCGCCTGCTGGTGGCGGGCAAGGGCTATGGCTACACAGGCACCGGTTCCGAACCGGGTATTGTCCGCTACAACGCCGATGGGTCGCGCGATAACACGTTCGTGCCTGCCGCCGGCCTGACGGTGGAAGGCGTGCGCAGCATGGTAGTGCAGCCCGATGGTAAAATCTTAGTCGGCGGCACTTTTACAACCTTCAACGGGGCGTCGGTCGGCGGTTTGTTGCGCCTCAACGCCGATGGTACCCGCGACTTGTCCTTCGCAACGGGCGCTGTGTTGAACGTGCAGGAAATCAAGTTGTTATCAGATGGTAAAATGATGGTGGGCGGCGCAATCACCAACCAAGTGGGCACAGTTCGCGGTAGCTTGTTGCGCCTGCTGCCCTCTGGAACCGTCGACCCTACCTTCGTGCCCAGCGGCAGCGCGCCACTCATTCGCAACCCCAGCGACAACGGCAGCATGGCTGTGTTGCCCGATGGCAAGCTGGTTGTGGTTTCTACTTCCAGTGATGTAACTCCGACCTCCAGCGTGGCGTGTTATCTGCCCAACGGCACCGAAGATGCCGCATGGGCGCCTACGCAACTCACTGATGGCGTGGTAGCTGCGCTGCAAGTGTTGCCCAATGGCGTGGTACTGGCGGGTGGCAATTTCAGCAGCTTTGCCACGCGCTCAACGAGCTTAGTGGCGCTTTCTGCTACTGGCGCGCCAGCTTCCGGCTTTGCGCTGGCGCTGCAGCAACTGGGTATTGTAACCAACCTAGTGCTACAGCCCGATGGAAGGATTTTGATAAGCGGAGATTTCTCCGAGATAAACGGCGTACTGGTTCACAAAATAGCCCGCTTGCTGCCCAACGGGGAGGTAGACAATTCCTTTCGTGGGCCGAGCGACCTCAACGGGGAAGTGCGCACGCTCCTGTTGCAAGCCGATGGACAAATAGTAGTTGGCGGCACCTTCACCCGCATCGACGGGCAAAAGCGCTTGGCCGTTGCGCGCCTGAAGGCCTCCGGCGAGCTCGATCCGCTTTTCGCCGTTGGGTTCTACGACAGCAGCGGCAGCTCCAGCGTGAGTGCGTTGGCTCAGCAGCCCGATGGCAAGCTCCTGATCGCGGGCGCCTTTTTGTACGTCAACGGGGGTACGAATTTTTATACTTCCGTAATTCGGATTAACCCCGCCAATGGCAGCCTGGACCCGTCTTTCAAAACCACAGCGCCGCAGGGCAATATTTACAAGCTGTACATCCAAAGCGATGGGAAGGTGCTAGCGGCTGGTTCATTTTTTCGCAACGTCAACGGCATGGCGGTCGGACAACCCGTGGTGCGACTGCTGACCAACGGTACCGAAGACCCCAATTTTTACTCGGCCGCGTGGGGCAACAGCGGCGTCGCCTACACCATGGCCGAACTGCCCGACGGACGGTTGATGGTCGGTGGGAGCATCCCGGACCTAAAAGGTAAGCTGGTCAGTGGCTTGGCGCGCTTGCAGCCTAACGGCACTCTGGATCAGACTTTTGCCAATGAGTTTCCGCAGGTAGCCGTGGTGCGCAGCATCGCGGTGCAACCCAACGGCCGGCTGCTGGTAGCTGGCCTGCTCGGCGACGGCTACATCAACAACTGGCCATATTTGCTGCGGGTACAGGAAAACGGTCCGCGCGACGCCACTTTTGAGCCCGCCGACGGCCCCAACAACGAAACCAACTGCGTAGCCTTGCAACCCGACGGCAAAATCCTGATTGGCGGCAGCTTTACGGATGTTGGCGGCCACCGGGTACTGGGATTAGCGCGCTTGGTGGCCGCAGAGGTGCTGCACACTTCGGCTACCCAGGCCCGTATTCGTACCGAAGTTTACCCCAACCCAGCGCATAGTGTGCTGCATGTGCAGCTGGATGCAAAGGCTAAGCCGCAACGCATTCACTTGCTGGGTATTACAGGCAAAACTGCGACTGCAATGCCCGTCACGACGTCTGCCTTTACCATGCCCATCCACAACCTGCCGGCGGGGGTATATTTGCTGCGGGTAGAATATGCCAGCGGTGTAGTGGTACAACGGGTTGTAATAGAGTAA
- a CDS encoding 3'-5' exonuclease family protein, whose protein sequence is MRYISLDLECTGGNPDRHQIIELAAIIEDTKRPLPLEELPTFRRAVRHPEYVGTAGALALNAGLMQELAEKEPRADHCTIQELVPQLREFLLAYGYKPDQRGRLGLVLAGKNIGSFDLGFLRLLPGWGTLLYAEPAMLDPAVFYLNWKKDSRLPTMAICKARAKLEDPTVAHTAVADALDVIRLLRPFYGLPFYKQVLAAEPDEEPLAG, encoded by the coding sequence ATGCGCTACATTTCCCTCGACCTCGAATGCACGGGCGGCAACCCCGATCGACACCAGATTATTGAGCTGGCGGCCATTATCGAAGATACCAAGCGCCCGTTGCCGCTCGAAGAGCTGCCCACATTTCGGCGGGCCGTGCGCCACCCCGAATACGTGGGCACGGCTGGGGCGCTGGCTTTGAATGCCGGACTAATGCAGGAATTGGCCGAAAAGGAGCCACGGGCCGATCACTGTACCATCCAGGAACTGGTGCCGCAGCTACGGGAGTTTTTGTTGGCCTACGGCTACAAGCCCGACCAGCGGGGGCGGCTTGGGTTGGTGCTGGCAGGCAAGAATATTGGCTCGTTCGATCTGGGTTTTCTGCGCCTGCTGCCGGGCTGGGGAACGCTGCTGTATGCCGAGCCCGCCATGCTCGATCCGGCCGTGTTTTATCTTAACTGGAAGAAAGACAGCCGGTTACCAACAATGGCCATTTGTAAGGCGCGGGCAAAGCTAGAAGACCCCACCGTAGCGCACACGGCCGTAGCCGATGCATTGGACGTGATCCGGCTGCTGCGGCCCTTCTACGGGCTGCCGTTTTACAAGCAGGTGCTCGCCGCCGAACCCGACGAGGAACCATTGGCAGGCTGA